A portion of the Stigmatella aurantiaca DW4/3-1 genome contains these proteins:
- a CDS encoding PTS system mannose/fructose/N-acetylgalactosamine-transporter subunit IIB → MISLVRVDNRLIHGQVVEAWLPHLKVSRLIVADDEAASSPLVRAAMALAVQSAIEVQILPLAEVDFAALSKDGVRTLVLLRDVVSVPFAFAHGLALEHLNLGNVHFGAGRRQVSPSVFLAEAELQALQGLQAQGVRVEARAVPSEKPIELGELTERWTKAG, encoded by the coding sequence GTGATTTCCCTGGTCCGCGTCGACAACCGCCTCATTCACGGACAGGTCGTCGAGGCTTGGTTGCCGCACCTCAAGGTCTCACGCCTGATCGTCGCGGATGACGAGGCGGCCTCCAGCCCGCTCGTTCGCGCCGCCATGGCGCTGGCCGTGCAGAGCGCCATCGAGGTGCAGATCCTCCCCCTGGCCGAAGTGGACTTCGCGGCCCTGTCCAAGGACGGGGTGCGCACCCTGGTGCTGCTGAGGGACGTGGTGTCGGTGCCGTTCGCCTTCGCGCACGGGCTGGCGCTGGAGCACCTGAACCTGGGCAACGTGCACTTTGGCGCGGGCCGGCGGCAGGTGTCCCCCTCGGTGTTCCTGGCGGAGGCGGAGCTCCAGGCCCTGCAGGGGCTTCAGGCGCAGGGGGTCCGGGTCGAGGCGAGGGCGGTGCCCTCGGAGAAGCCCATCGAGCTGGGGGAGCTGACCGAGCGCTGGACCAAGGCCGGGTGA
- a CDS encoding PTS sugar transporter subunit IIA produces the protein MVGLVIAAHGRLAEELVSTAEQIVGKLPAVATCSIEPGTSVEDLRAKMKQAVARVDDGEGVIIMADLFGGSPCKESLMMCQQGNLEVLAGVNLPMLLKANSLRGEHLPLPELANLLASYGQRNITCASALLREAQQPSRT, from the coding sequence ATGGTCGGCCTCGTCATCGCAGCTCACGGGCGTCTAGCGGAAGAACTGGTGTCCACCGCGGAGCAGATCGTGGGCAAGTTGCCCGCGGTCGCCACTTGCAGCATCGAACCGGGCACGTCCGTCGAGGACCTGCGCGCGAAGATGAAGCAGGCCGTCGCCCGGGTGGACGATGGGGAGGGCGTCATCATCATGGCGGACCTCTTTGGAGGAAGCCCCTGCAAGGAGTCGCTGATGATGTGTCAGCAGGGGAACCTGGAAGTTCTGGCGGGTGTTAATCTACCCATGCTGCTCAAGGCCAATTCCCTGCGGGGCGAGCACCTGCCCCTGCCGGAGCTGGCGAACCTGCTGGCCTCGTACGGTCAGCGCAACATCACCTGTGCCTCGGCCCTGCTCCGCGAGGCCCAACAGCCGTCACGAACTTGA